In Candidatus Falkowbacteria bacterium, a genomic segment contains:
- the rpmJ gene encoding 50S ribosomal protein L36, translating into MKVRASVKKICKDCKTIRRNGRVMVICKTPKHKQRQG; encoded by the coding sequence ATGAAAGTAAGAGCTTCTGTAAAGAAAATCTGTAAAGATTGCAAGACGATCCGCCGTAATGGGCGGGTTATGGTTATCTGTAAAACACCTAAACATAAACAACGTCAAGGCTAA
- a CDS encoding alanine--tRNA ligase has translation MNSSEIRQKYLDFFKAREHVIISSASLLPENDSSLLFVNSGMFPLVPYLLGQTHPSGQRLVNSQKSFRTEDIEEVGDNRHNTFFEMLGNWSLGDYWKSEQLHWWYEFLIDELKLDPQRLYQSVYIGSADGQIPRDTDSVEILLQIFAKYGIDANEAPDMIDGKYPTQDLELGVSRYRIFAYREKNWWQRGDAVGELGGPDSETFYDTGKDHDKKFGEFCHPNCDCGRFIEIGNSVFMQYQKTETGWQELANKNVDFGGGLERLTMVKQAKSNVFQTDLFLDAINKIEELSGKKYEDDNRPFEIIADHLKAATFIMGDEKGIGPSNSDQGYIVRRLIRRAIRFGRQLGISRKEWCGQVAQLFIDNYGEVYPELAKNNIFVIFELIKEESKFSETLEKGEKEFEKFSGNISGEQAFNLYQTFGFPIEMTVELAQEKGVTVDENSFYIELAKHQELSRTASAGKFKGGLADHSTETTRLHTATHLLLAALRKVLGDHVYQKGSNITAERLRFDFPHPEKMTAEQIAEVEKIVNEAIEAKLPVHFEEMSLDKAREIGASGVFDSKYQETVKVYCVGNEGDYYSKEICGGPHVENTGELGHFKILKEESSSAGIRRIKAVLE, from the coding sequence ATGAACTCCTCTGAAATCCGCCAAAAATATCTTGATTTTTTTAAAGCACGAGAGCATGTAATTATCTCCAGTGCTTCATTGCTTCCCGAGAATGACTCTTCTTTATTATTTGTTAATTCCGGAATGTTTCCTTTGGTACCATATCTGCTTGGTCAAACACACCCAAGCGGACAGCGACTGGTTAATAGTCAGAAATCATTTCGTACTGAAGATATAGAAGAAGTTGGTGATAATCGTCACAATACTTTTTTTGAAATGCTTGGAAATTGGAGTTTGGGTGATTATTGGAAGTCAGAGCAGCTTCATTGGTGGTATGAGTTTTTGATTGATGAGTTGAAATTGGATCCACAAAGATTATATCAAAGTGTGTATATTGGAAGTGCTGACGGGCAAATTCCGCGTGATACTGACTCTGTGGAAATATTACTGCAGATTTTCGCCAAATATGGTATTGATGCCAATGAAGCTCCCGATATGATTGATGGGAAATATCCGACACAAGATTTAGAACTTGGAGTAAGTCGTTATCGAATTTTTGCTTATCGTGAAAAAAATTGGTGGCAAAGAGGGGATGCGGTGGGTGAGTTAGGTGGTCCTGACTCAGAAACGTTTTATGATACCGGAAAAGATCATGACAAAAAGTTTGGTGAGTTTTGTCATCCCAATTGTGATTGTGGACGGTTTATTGAAATTGGGAATTCAGTATTTATGCAGTATCAAAAAACAGAAACCGGTTGGCAGGAATTAGCTAACAAGAATGTTGATTTTGGGGGAGGCTTAGAAAGACTAACAATGGTCAAACAGGCAAAAAGCAATGTTTTCCAAACGGATTTATTTCTTGACGCAATTAACAAGATTGAGGAGTTATCGGGGAAAAAATATGAGGATGATAATCGTCCTTTTGAAATTATCGCTGATCACCTAAAAGCTGCCACGTTTATTATGGGTGATGAAAAGGGGATTGGTCCGTCTAATTCAGATCAAGGCTATATTGTTCGTCGTTTAATTCGTCGAGCCATCCGGTTTGGCAGACAACTTGGGATATCAAGAAAAGAATGGTGTGGTCAGGTAGCTCAATTATTTATTGATAATTATGGTGAGGTGTATCCCGAATTAGCAAAGAATAATATCTTTGTTATCTTTGAACTCATAAAAGAAGAATCTAAATTCAGTGAAACTTTGGAAAAAGGCGAAAAAGAGTTTGAAAAATTTTCAGGAAATATTTCTGGTGAGCAAGCATTTAATTTATATCAAACTTTTGGTTTTCCAATTGAAATGACTGTTGAATTAGCTCAGGAAAAAGGCGTAACCGTTGATGAAAATAGTTTTTATATAGAACTTGCTAAACACCAAGAGCTTTCCCGCACAGCCTCAGCCGGAAAATTTAAAGGTGGCTTGGCTGATCATAGTACTGAAACAACTAGACTTCACACAGCCACCCATCTTTTACTAGCGGCTTTGCGAAAAGTGTTAGGTGATCATGTCTATCAAAAGGGAAGTAATATCACTGCCGAAAGACTACGATTTGATTTTCCTCATCCTGAAAAAATGACAGCCGAGCAGATTGCGGAAGTTGAGAAAATAGTTAATGAAGCTATTGAAGCAAAGCTCCCTGTCCATTTTGAAGAAATGTCTTTAGACAAAGCCAGAGAGATTGGCGCAAGTGGTGTTTTTGATTCAAAATATCAAGAAACGGTTAAAGTTTATTGTGTGGGCAATGAAGGTGATTATTATAGTAAAGAAATTTGTGGGGGACCACATGTGGAGAATACTGGGGAGTTAGGCCATTTTAAAATCCTTAAAGAAGAAAGTTCATCGGCAGGTATCAGAAGAATCAAGGCGGTTTTGGAATAA
- a CDS encoding Smr/MutS family protein — translation MKRISSHKIKQYLHRPDGEIDLHGLFREEAIKELEEFLVRAERLHWQSVKVITGRGLNSPGGKAIIKENVQIWLRSHNYSFKSAKSSEGGPGSLIVSLA, via the coding sequence ATGAAAAGAATTTCATCACACAAAATTAAACAATATTTACATCGCCCTGATGGTGAAATAGATTTACACGGATTATTTAGGGAAGAGGCAATTAAAGAATTAGAGGAATTCTTAGTGCGAGCTGAAAGATTGCATTGGCAGAGTGTAAAAGTTATCACTGGTAGGGGATTAAATTCTCCGGGTGGGAAGGCGATTATTAAAGAAAATGTGCAGATTTGGCTACGATCGCATAATTATTCATTTAAATCAGCAAAGAGTAGTGAGGGTGGGCCTGGAAGCTTGATTGTTAGTCTTGCTTGA
- the tgt gene encoding tRNA guanosine(34) transglycosylase Tgt, translated as MFKLLSTSKFSRARRGVLETAHGALPTPFFMPVATQGTIKHVSTEDMRKLGFPILLSNTYHLMLRPGEKAIKKMGGLHSFMDWNGAILTDSGGFQVFSLAADRTKTGKSLVKIDEHGVRFQSYVDGSTHYLTPERSLQIQADLGVDIAVCLDECVALPATKKNLERSVRITTEWAERTKRSIKNIKGNKPLVFAVVQGGTDMKLRIQSATELSALEFDGYNIGGLAVGETHSEMYDVLDYTVPLLPQKKPHYLMGVGYPENIIEAVKRGIDMFDCVIPTREGRHGRLFGQKKKLSENIKKLLRSKKQATSSFYETITITNQRFKNDRRMINPVSVFPELRNLSRAYLHYLFKINEPLGQRLATLNNLEFYHHLLTIIKKSL; from the coding sequence ATGTTTAAACTTCTCTCTACTTCAAAATTTTCGCGAGCTCGTCGCGGAGTATTAGAAACGGCTCATGGCGCTTTGCCAACGCCGTTTTTTATGCCGGTGGCAACACAGGGAACAATTAAGCATGTCAGTACTGAAGATATGAGAAAACTTGGTTTCCCAATTCTTTTGTCAAACACCTATCATTTGATGTTACGACCAGGCGAGAAGGCGATAAAGAAAATGGGCGGCCTTCATTCATTTATGGATTGGAATGGCGCAATTCTAACTGACTCCGGTGGTTTTCAAGTTTTTTCTTTGGCAGCTGATCGAACCAAAACCGGAAAAAGTTTAGTTAAAATTGATGAACATGGAGTGCGGTTTCAATCCTATGTTGATGGCAGTACTCATTATTTAACACCAGAGCGAAGTCTTCAGATTCAAGCTGATCTTGGAGTTGATATTGCTGTTTGTCTTGATGAGTGTGTGGCTTTGCCAGCAACCAAAAAAAATCTAGAACGATCGGTTAGAATCACAACTGAATGGGCAGAACGCACAAAGCGTTCTATTAAAAATATAAAAGGGAATAAACCTTTGGTGTTTGCGGTAGTCCAGGGTGGAACTGATATGAAATTGCGTATTCAGAGTGCGACTGAATTATCAGCCTTAGAATTTGATGGTTATAATATTGGCGGTTTGGCTGTTGGGGAAACACATTCGGAAATGTATGATGTTTTGGATTACACTGTTCCACTATTACCACAAAAAAAACCACACTATTTAATGGGAGTAGGTTATCCGGAAAATATTATTGAAGCAGTTAAACGGGGGATAGATATGTTTGATTGCGTTATCCCGACGCGGGAAGGCAGACATGGCCGACTCTTTGGACAGAAAAAAAAATTGTCTGAAAATATTAAGAAACTTCTTCGGTCAAAAAAGCAAGCTACCTCGTCTTTTTATGAGACCATAACTATCACTAACCAACGTTTTAAGAATGATCGGCGGATGATTAATCCAGTCTCAGTTTTTCCAGAATTGCGGAATCTCTCAAGAGCTTATCTTCATTATCTCTTTAAAATTAATGAACCTCTTGGCCAACGCTTAGCCACCTTGAATAATCTTGAGTTTTACCACCATCTACTAACAATCATTAAAAAAAGCCTCTAA
- the infA gene encoding translation initiation factor IF-1: MSDTSNSKDFIEMEGEVLELMPSASFKVKLDNGHEILAHLSGKMRMFRIRIAPGDRVKIEMSPYDLSKGRITYRL; encoded by the coding sequence ATGTCTGATACCAGTAATTCAAAAGATTTTATAGAAATGGAAGGTGAAGTTCTTGAACTGATGCCTTCGGCTTCTTTCAAAGTCAAGCTGGATAACGGCCATGAGATTTTGGCGCACTTGTCAGGAAAAATGAGAATGTTCCGCATTCGTATTGCTCCTGGTGATCGTGTAAAAATTGAAATGAGTCCGTATGATTTAAGTAAAGGTCGGATAACCTACCGCCTGTAA
- a CDS encoding glycosyltransferase family 4 protein — protein METKKSKTYRIGIDARFYGPLGKGLGRYTQEIVDQVTSLDTENEYVIFLSKNNFDEFNPSNNRITKVLADIPWYGLAEQLQMPRIISKQNLDLIHFPHFNAPVFSRVPFVVTIHDLILTKFPTIRATTLGPIIYFLKNIAYQLVINIAAMRSKRVIAVSEYTKTDIIEQFGIMPEKVCVIYEGVASLDQSVDSRFASKLKADEVLLNSCILGPYLLYVGNAYPHKNLETLIKVFLKLHVKYPLLKLVLVGREDYFYHRLKLFAQEAGDNNQSIIFPGYVPDKDLQTLYEKASLYVFPSEYEGFGLPPLEAMSRGCAVVSSTATCLPEVLGDAACYFDPRSEYSMSQAIESVLSNQTYKEQLITKGRERIKLYSWVKAGQETLKVYQQALTKETIIPSDV, from the coding sequence ATGGAAACAAAGAAATCAAAAACGTATAGAATTGGCATTGATGCCCGTTTTTATGGCCCTTTAGGTAAAGGCCTTGGTCGCTATACCCAAGAAATTGTGGATCAGGTCACTTCCCTTGATACAGAAAATGAATACGTAATTTTTCTAAGTAAAAATAATTTTGATGAATTTAATCCGTCTAACAATCGTATAACTAAAGTTTTAGCAGATATTCCTTGGTATGGATTAGCTGAGCAATTGCAAATGCCGCGTATTATTTCCAAACAGAATCTTGACCTAATACATTTCCCACATTTTAATGCCCCGGTTTTTTCACGAGTTCCGTTTGTTGTTACAATTCATGATTTAATTTTAACTAAATTTCCAACCATTAGAGCTACAACCCTTGGTCCAATTATTTATTTTTTAAAAAATATAGCCTATCAGTTAGTTATTAATATAGCTGCTATGCGTTCAAAAAGAGTAATCGCCGTATCTGAGTATACAAAAACCGATATTATTGAACAATTTGGAATTATGCCAGAAAAAGTTTGTGTAATTTATGAAGGCGTGGCTTCTCTTGATCAATCCGTTGATTCTAGATTTGCATCCAAACTTAAAGCTGATGAGGTACTTTTAAATAGTTGTATTTTGGGTCCATATTTGCTCTATGTTGGCAATGCCTATCCCCATAAAAATTTAGAAACATTAATTAAGGTCTTTCTTAAATTACATGTAAAGTACCCGTTGTTAAAATTAGTTTTAGTTGGTAGGGAAGATTATTTTTATCATCGTTTGAAATTATTTGCTCAAGAAGCAGGGGATAATAATCAGTCAATTATTTTTCCAGGGTATGTTCCGGATAAAGATTTGCAAACATTATATGAGAAGGCTTCCTTGTATGTTTTTCCATCAGAATACGAAGGTTTTGGACTTCCGCCTTTAGAAGCAATGTCACGGGGGTGTGCAGTGGTTAGTTCAACGGCTACTTGCTTGCCTGAAGTTCTTGGAGACGCTGCCTGCTATTTTGATCCAAGAAGCGAATATTCAATGTCTCAGGCTATTGAGTCAGTCTTAAGTAACCAAACCTATAAAGAACAATTGATTACTAAAGGTAGAGAACGGATCAAATTATATTCTTGGGTTAAAGCTGGTCAGGAAACATTAAAGGTTTACCAACAGGCACTCACAAAGGAGACTATTATTCCCTCAGATGTATAG
- the rpsM gene encoding 30S ribosomal protein S13, with protein sequence MAVRIAGVTIPNEKRVEIALTYIYGIGRETASKILASAKVNPDTRVKDLGEEEANRLRVLIEKDMKVEGDLRRDVSANIKRLRDINSYRGSRHSKHLPVRGQRTKTNNRTVRGNVRRTATSGKKGAAQKT encoded by the coding sequence ATGGCAGTACGTATCGCCGGTGTAACAATTCCAAATGAAAAACGCGTTGAAATTGCTTTAACGTATATTTATGGTATTGGCCGAGAAACTGCTAGTAAGATTTTAGCTTCTGCAAAAGTTAATCCTGATACACGAGTAAAAGATCTAGGTGAAGAAGAAGCTAACCGTTTACGTGTCTTGATTGAAAAGGATATGAAGGTTGAAGGAGACTTACGTCGTGATGTTAGTGCAAATATTAAGCGTTTGCGTGATATTAACTCATACCGTGGAAGTCGCCATAGCAAACATTTGCCTGTTCGTGGTCAACGAACTAAAACAAATAATCGAACTGTTCGTGGAAACGTCCGCCGAACTGCAACATCTGGTAAAAAGGGTGCTGCTCAAAAGACCTAA
- a CDS encoding DUF4012 domain-containing protein, whose protein sequence is MYSYQRINRFEIVFRRLTVVRIFFWFGRIFQRVFSLIGKVLFRGLRFLGLFVIEVGYGIKLKLVDWRYARKKEKIQLRSFFYFFFSVLWMIPKDILRSIKRIGESSKPPVTKIPKVVVKERPLELKPSSPEMVQWSFKWSIVNFVLTLLLIISPIIIFAQWRKLDGIKQAVLSSGVAAYEKLFLAKDFLEKQNVPQAQTAFSDASKNFLQAQQDLSAVNSFLFEVAAYVPNKSARLAASGPHLLKAGKLSSELGTELSQALVLPPGQEPNVNNFLQNFLLHAEPSLDIAKSLEKEMAKIDSQTLPDTYRQQFVELRGKMHFLSQSLGESITLAKESLIFLGEKVDKRYMLVFQNNTEKRGSGGFIGSFALVDIRRGQITNLTVPKGGTYDTEAGLSRLVAAPEPLRLLNPRWHFWDANWWPDWPTSAKKLMWFYENSNGPSVDGVISLTPTVIERALEVIGPIDMTADYGVVIDSQNFWTTTQTFAEQKPDITKEPKKIIGDLINRIMEELPKRLTPEKTIALIAVMEENLNQKQIMAYFEDPVLQASTKRFGWAGNIQETTGDYLLVTNTNIGGQKTDKVISETLDHESEILPDGSIIDTLTIRRQHNGIRGDTFVGVRNNDWMRIYVPKDSQLLSATGFKSPDKSLFEVANPKSEKDPDLQAEANAQIDVLSNTKIYTENNKTVFANWSMVDPGETTVITIQYKLPFKVISKSETGWRKLINKFIQTEPSLNHTLLVQKQPGALSTVLQSRLKIQDNRTIYWQYPEGKKTNDGWSITTPLDTDFFAAILYK, encoded by the coding sequence ATGTATAGTTATCAAAGAATTAATCGTTTTGAAATAGTTTTTCGGCGCTTAACAGTGGTTCGGATATTTTTTTGGTTTGGCCGAATTTTTCAAAGAGTTTTTTCTTTAATTGGTAAAGTTCTTTTTCGAGGCTTGCGTTTTCTTGGCCTCTTTGTGATTGAAGTTGGTTATGGCATAAAATTAAAATTGGTTGATTGGCGATATGCTAGAAAAAAGGAAAAAATTCAACTGCGTTCTTTTTTCTATTTCTTTTTTTCAGTTCTCTGGATGATCCCCAAAGATATTCTTAGATCCATTAAACGGATAGGTGAATCAAGTAAGCCTCCGGTTACAAAAATTCCGAAAGTAGTAGTTAAGGAAAGGCCATTAGAATTAAAACCAAGTAGTCCGGAAATGGTTCAATGGTCATTCAAATGGTCGATAGTAAATTTTGTTTTAACTTTGTTACTTATAATTTCGCCAATTATTATTTTTGCACAATGGCGTAAACTTGATGGAATTAAGCAAGCAGTTTTGTCATCGGGCGTTGCTGCCTATGAAAAACTTTTTCTAGCAAAAGATTTCTTGGAGAAACAAAATGTTCCACAGGCACAAACTGCCTTTAGTGATGCTAGTAAAAATTTCTTACAAGCTCAACAAGATTTATCGGCTGTTAATAGTTTTCTTTTTGAAGTAGCAGCTTATGTGCCAAATAAATCAGCTCGTCTGGCAGCTTCTGGACCGCACTTACTTAAAGCTGGTAAATTATCATCAGAACTAGGAACCGAGCTAAGCCAGGCCTTGGTGTTGCCACCTGGGCAAGAACCCAATGTTAATAATTTTTTACAAAATTTTTTACTACATGCCGAGCCTTCACTGGACATTGCTAAATCCCTGGAAAAAGAAATGGCAAAAATTGATAGCCAAACTCTGCCTGATACCTATAGACAGCAGTTTGTTGAACTCAGAGGTAAGATGCATTTTCTTTCACAAAGTCTTGGTGAGTCAATCACGTTAGCTAAAGAGTCTTTGATATTTTTGGGAGAAAAAGTTGATAAGCGGTATATGCTAGTTTTTCAAAATAATACTGAAAAAAGAGGTTCCGGTGGCTTTATTGGTAGTTTTGCATTAGTAGATATTAGACGAGGACAAATTACAAACCTAACCGTACCTAAAGGCGGAACCTATGATACCGAAGCTGGTTTATCTCGCCTGGTCGCGGCGCCAGAGCCACTGCGACTTCTAAATCCCCGCTGGCATTTTTGGGATGCTAATTGGTGGCCTGATTGGCCGACAAGTGCTAAAAAATTAATGTGGTTTTATGAAAATAGTAATGGACCAAGTGTTGATGGCGTTATTAGCTTAACACCAACTGTTATTGAACGCGCTTTAGAAGTTATTGGACCAATTGATATGACAGCTGATTATGGAGTGGTAATTGATAGTCAGAATTTTTGGACAACAACACAAACCTTTGCCGAACAAAAACCAGATATTACTAAAGAACCAAAAAAAATTATTGGTGATTTAATAAATCGTATTATGGAAGAACTACCAAAACGATTAACACCAGAAAAGACAATTGCTTTGATTGCTGTTATGGAAGAAAACCTAAATCAAAAGCAAATTATGGCATATTTTGAAGATCCAGTTCTTCAAGCTTCAACAAAACGTTTTGGTTGGGCAGGGAATATTCAAGAAACAACCGGTGACTATTTATTAGTTACTAATACAAATATTGGAGGACAGAAAACTGATAAAGTAATTAGTGAAACGCTTGATCACGAAAGTGAAATCTTGCCGGACGGTTCAATAATTGATACGCTTACAATACGACGTCAGCATAATGGGATAAGAGGCGACACTTTTGTTGGTGTTCGTAATAATGATTGGATGCGCATCTACGTTCCTAAAGATAGTCAACTGCTTTCAGCCACTGGTTTTAAGAGTCCGGATAAATCTTTGTTTGAAGTAGCTAATCCAAAATCAGAAAAAGATCCAGATTTACAAGCTGAAGCTAATGCTCAAATAGATGTATTATCAAATACAAAAATATATACAGAGAATAATAAAACAGTGTTTGCTAATTGGTCGATGGTTGATCCAGGTGAAACAACAGTAATTACAATTCAATATAAATTACCATTTAAAGTTATTTCTAAATCAGAAACTGGTTGGCGAAAATTAATTAATAAATTTATCCAAACTGAACCTTCTTTGAATCATACATTATTAGTTCAAAAACAGCCCGGGGCATTATCAACCGTTTTGCAGTCAAGGTTAAAAATTCAAGATAATAGAACTATTTATTGGCAGTATCCGGAAGGTAAAAAGACTAACGATGGGTGGAGTATTACCACCCCCCTGGATACAGATTTCTTTGCCGCTATTTTATATAAATAA
- a CDS encoding glycosyltransferase codes for MKICIIHNLWGRDARGGAESVLKILVQHLQSIGHQVVIITTQATSKKTIFSNSDGLKVYALSSNYLSLTKLSQWRRLVFHIIGSFNIKAYFKVQHIIKSENPEIVWTHNLVGIGTIILRLFYKKNIRHLHNLHDIQLLHPSGLLMRGQEKLIDSFIASLYQAIQRAYLSSFSEIISPSKWLLDIHKQKGFFKNNQCQILPNPFSYNSNARQAQFDNTKLSFTFLYVGQIEQHKGIKLLIDAFIKITNQDLRLTVVGTGSLLQYVQVKNSDNRITFTGQQTPQAVAEIMERADCLVVPSLCYENFPTVIVEAISARLPVVGSNFGGIRELIFNRDFLCEPTVEELTEKLIWAFNLREKLADLFFSTNTNIQKISLSKYCQKLKL; via the coding sequence ATGAAAATTTGTATAATTCATAATCTATGGGGTCGTGATGCACGTGGTGGAGCTGAATCGGTACTCAAAATACTAGTACAGCATCTACAATCAATCGGACATCAGGTGGTTATTATTACCACCCAGGCAACATCAAAAAAAACTATTTTTTCAAATAGCGATGGTTTAAAGGTCTATGCATTATCAAGCAACTATCTATCGCTCACAAAATTAAGCCAATGGAGAAGGTTAGTCTTCCATATCATTGGTAGTTTTAATATAAAAGCCTATTTTAAAGTTCAACATATTATTAAATCTGAAAATCCAGAAATTGTTTGGACACATAATTTAGTTGGTATTGGGACAATAATTTTACGTCTTTTTTATAAAAAAAATATTCGACATCTTCATAATCTCCATGATATTCAATTGCTTCATCCATCGGGCTTACTAATGCGTGGTCAAGAGAAATTAATTGATAGTTTCATAGCCTCTTTGTATCAAGCGATCCAAAGAGCCTATCTCTCATCATTTTCAGAAATCATTTCGCCCTCAAAGTGGTTATTAGACATTCATAAGCAAAAAGGTTTTTTTAAAAACAATCAATGCCAAATTTTACCAAACCCGTTTTCTTATAACAGTAATGCTCGGCAAGCACAATTTGATAATACCAAGCTATCTTTTACTTTTTTATATGTGGGGCAAATTGAACAACATAAAGGAATCAAACTTTTAATTGATGCGTTTATAAAAATTACTAACCAAGACTTACGCTTGACTGTTGTTGGTACCGGAAGTTTATTACAATATGTACAAGTTAAAAATTCTGATAACCGAATTACATTTACAGGTCAACAAACTCCCCAAGCTGTTGCTGAAATTATGGAAAGGGCTGATTGCTTAGTTGTGCCTTCTCTATGCTATGAAAATTTTCCAACGGTTATCGTAGAAGCTATTAGTGCCCGCCTTCCTGTAGTTGGATCAAACTTTGGGGGTATCAGAGAATTAATTTTTAATAGGGATTTTTTGTGCGAGCCAACAGTTGAAGAATTAACTGAGAAACTTATCTGGGCATTTAACCTCAGAGAAAAATTAGCCGATTTATTTTTTTCTACTAATACTAATATTCAAAAAATCTCCCTTTCAAAGTATTGTCAAAAGCTGAAACTTTAG
- a CDS encoding glycosyltransferase family 39 protein, whose protein sequence is MKIHMISKAIREHISLIVVIVAAIGFFFFSSTFNYLSQDDSFRKWMSPDETANYTIAKLFAETGTLQFFESYNLISKEIIHPRSFRSDFGWIKPVSFLGLPILFGTLAKFFGTGVLPYLTPLFGALGIIFFYLLIKELFGRSVAVWSAIILAVFPVYIYFSARSFFHNILFIVCIIVGSYFAVVMTKKPEFVSGSYIQKNKFQILAALVSGLFFGWGIMTRTSELIWVGPLLLCLYIFNIRQVGIVKLFLFLLGLGISCLPTFYWNQLLYGSWYASGYPALNSSLGTLTENSLALAQTTASGHFWEIRPLLAKIKMTIFHFGYKPDQSLTMFNRYVVSMFPWLFWSSVIGFVLYLIQFKKYTKKRWLFISAWLCCSLIVILYYGSWLFYDNPDPKSFTIGNSYTRYWLPFYLGAILLGSLALVTITSWLRKPWLIVSIRCIVVAIIAVISIRFVWLDPAEGIQVSILKQAAAKVEWQEVLSKTESNSIIITRYHDKVFFPERKVVVGLFDDPNIIREYGNLAERLPVYYYNFTFPEKDLTYLNSGPLFDVGLRLTPLEKITDSFTLYSLKKVYSGPILSL, encoded by the coding sequence ATGAAAATTCATATGATTTCCAAAGCGATTAGAGAGCATATTTCTCTAATAGTAGTTATTGTGGCTGCTATTGGTTTTTTCTTTTTTTCCTCAACCTTTAACTATCTAAGCCAAGATGATTCATTTCGTAAATGGATGTCTCCTGATGAAACTGCCAATTATACAATTGCAAAATTATTCGCAGAAACTGGAACACTTCAATTTTTTGAAAGTTATAATTTAATCTCAAAAGAGATTATCCACCCTCGTAGTTTTCGCTCGGACTTTGGATGGATAAAACCTGTTAGTTTTCTTGGGCTACCAATTTTGTTTGGGACACTTGCCAAATTTTTTGGCACAGGAGTACTGCCATACCTTACCCCATTATTTGGAGCCCTTGGAATAATTTTTTTCTATCTTCTTATCAAGGAATTATTTGGAAGATCAGTTGCCGTTTGGTCAGCGATTATTCTGGCGGTTTTTCCCGTATACATATATTTTTCGGCTCGTAGTTTTTTTCATAACATTCTTTTTATTGTTTGTATTATTGTTGGAAGTTATTTTGCCGTTGTAATGACAAAAAAACCAGAATTTGTTAGTGGCTCATATATACAGAAAAATAAATTTCAAATACTTGCAGCCCTTGTTTCGGGACTTTTTTTCGGATGGGGGATTATGACCAGAACTTCAGAACTGATTTGGGTAGGTCCATTATTACTCTGCCTCTATATTTTTAATATTCGTCAAGTTGGTATTGTAAAATTATTTTTATTTTTACTTGGACTAGGTATTAGTTGCTTACCTACATTCTACTGGAATCAACTTTTATACGGTTCTTGGTATGCCAGTGGTTATCCTGCCCTTAATAGTTCTCTTGGAACCTTAACTGAAAATAGTCTTGCCTTGGCACAAACTACAGCCTCTGGTCATTTTTGGGAAATTAGACCCTTGTTAGCAAAAATTAAAATGACTATTTTCCATTTTGGTTATAAGCCAGATCAAAGTCTGACAATGTTTAATCGCTATGTTGTATCAATGTTTCCTTGGTTATTCTGGTCAAGTGTTATCGGATTCGTCTTGTACTTAATTCAGTTTAAAAAATATACAAAAAAACGTTGGCTTTTCATTTCAGCTTGGCTTTGTTGTTCTCTTATAGTTATTTTATATTATGGAAGTTGGTTATTTTACGATAATCCAGATCCAAAAAGTTTTACGATTGGAAATTCCTATACACGATATTGGTTACCATTCTACCTCGGTGCTATATTGCTTGGAAGCTTGGCTTTAGTAACAATAACGTCATGGCTACGAAAACCTTGGCTAATTGTTAGCATCCGTTGTATTGTGGTGGCCATTATTGCCGTTATATCAATTCGTTTTGTTTGGTTAGATCCAGCTGAGGGAATACAGGTATCTATCTTGAAACAAGCTGCGGCTAAAGTTGAATGGCAAGAAGTCCTCAGCAAGACAGAATCGAACTCAATTATTATTACCAGATACCATGACAAAGTTTTTTTTCCTGAGCGCAAAGTAGTAGTAGGTTTATTTGATGACCCAAATATAATCCGTGAGTATGGTAATTTAGCAGAACGTTTACCAGTATATTATTATAATTTTACTTTTCCAGAAAAAGATCTTACGTATTTAAATTCAGGTCCGCTATTTGATGTTGGTTTACGTTTAACACCTCTTGAGAAAATTACGGATTCTTTCACTTTATATTCACTAAAAAAAGTTTATAGTGGGCCAATTCTAAGCTTATAA